A part of Helicobacter himalayensis genomic DNA contains:
- a CDS encoding nucleotidyltransferase domain-containing protein, whose protein sequence is MNCELSEKYLGIIQEILEPHQAITHAFLFGSRARGTLKPTSDIDIALKGDINIKLIAKIKAEFEDSNLPFFVDIVDYAKADNALKSEIDTQGIMLFAKDI, encoded by the coding sequence ATGAATTGCGAACTTTCAGAAAAATATTTGGGAATCATTCAAGAGATTTTAGAACCACATCAAGCCATTACTCACGCTTTTTTGTTTGGCTCACGCGCAAGAGGGACACTTAAGCCAACAAGTGATATAGATATTGCCCTAAAAGGCGACATTAATATAAAACTCATCGCCAAAATCAAGGCAGAGTTTGAGGATTCTAATCTCCCCTTTTTCGTGGATATTGTAGATTATGCGAAGGCAGATAATGCGCTCAAAAGTGAGATTGACACACAAGGCATTATGCTTTTTGCAAAAGATATTTAA
- a CDS encoding nucleotidyltransferase substrate binding protein, translating into MNKRFKQRFEFFQRAFLNLYEVKEQENRTFSNLEKEGIIQRFEVLIELCWKVLKDFLENEGFEIKSPRESIRRAFEYELLQDCEKWLEALAMRNITSHTYTQSALDENVRYILEDFYPLVRDLYETLKAHP; encoded by the coding sequence ATGAATAAGCGATTCAAGCAAAGATTTGAATTTTTCCAAAGAGCCTTTTTGAATCTCTATGAAGTCAAGGAGCAAGAAAATCGGACTTTCTCAAATCTAGAAAAAGAGGGCATTATCCAAAGATTTGAGGTGCTCATAGAGCTTTGCTGGAAAGTGCTTAAAGATTTCCTAGAAAACGAAGGCTTTGAAATCAAAAGTCCAAGAGAAAGCATAAGAAGAGCCTTTGAATACGAGCTTTTGCAAGATTGTGAAAAATGGCTAGAGGCACTCGCAATGCGAAATATCACAAGCCATACCTACACGCAAAGTGCGCTTGATGAGAATGTGCGCTATATTTTAGAGGATTTTTATCCGCTCGTGCGGGATTTATACGAGACCCTCAAGGCTCACCCATGA
- a CDS encoding N-6 DNA methylase, with protein sequence MGQYDKTPTCHTDSPFCHSEGKARRISTSEESQHIKSKQDSKSLESTPPYADIKGFCKSASLQEVAALGYTLTPGRFVGLEESEQDFDFEAEFTHLKAELESQIKEEQELNHRILENLALIGGEFCDS encoded by the coding sequence ATGGGGCAATATGACAAAACTCCCACTTGTCATACTGACTCTCCCTTTTGTCATTCTGAGGGCAAAGCCCGAAGAATCTCAACAAGCGAAGAATCCCAACATATAAAATCCAAGCAAGATTCTAAAAGTTTAGAATCCACCCCGCCTTATGCCGACATCAAGGGCTTTTGCAAATCCGCCTCCCTACAAGAAGTCGCCGCACTTGGTTACACCTTGACGCCCGGGCGATTTGTAGGCTTAGAAGAGAGTGAGCAAGACTTCGACTTTGAAGCAGAATTTACGCACTTAAAAGCAGAGCTAGAATCCCAAATCAAAGAGGAACAAGAGCTTAACCACAGGATTTTAGAAAATCTTGCTTTGATAGGTGGAGAATTTTGTGATAGTTAA